One genomic window of Vibrio natriegens NBRC 15636 = ATCC 14048 = DSM 759 includes the following:
- a CDS encoding DUF1338 domain-containing protein → MTPDTLFESLWNDYIQRLCPSAEKVQKLLQEDEALINDHIALRTFNVEPLGISTLAKPFLALGYKECNDYVFESKKLVAKHYEHPDTLQPKVFISELKVEECSTELQRIVEKLVAQVDSLKLETETFLYGGRLWDLSYEDYLTLAKESEYASWLAAHGYGANHFTVSVNQLQSHTQVIDVNNYLINAGFVINESGGEVKGSPEVLLEQSSTMADKVPVKFIEGAEIVPGGFYEFAKRYVMANGELYSGFVAASADKIFESTDAK, encoded by the coding sequence ATGACGCCAGATACTCTTTTTGAATCTCTGTGGAATGACTACATTCAGCGTCTCTGCCCATCTGCAGAGAAAGTACAAAAACTGCTTCAGGAAGATGAAGCTTTGATTAACGATCACATTGCTTTACGTACATTCAATGTTGAGCCTTTAGGTATATCCACCCTTGCTAAACCATTTTTAGCGTTGGGTTACAAAGAATGTAATGACTATGTGTTCGAAAGCAAAAAGTTGGTCGCCAAGCACTATGAGCATCCGGATACTTTACAACCCAAAGTCTTTATTAGTGAACTAAAAGTAGAAGAGTGTTCGACGGAGCTACAACGAATAGTTGAAAAACTAGTCGCGCAAGTCGACAGTTTAAAATTAGAAACTGAAACTTTCTTATATGGTGGCCGACTCTGGGACCTAAGTTACGAGGACTACCTGACTTTAGCAAAAGAAAGCGAATATGCATCCTGGCTTGCTGCACATGGATACGGTGCCAACCATTTTACGGTTAGCGTCAATCAACTCCAATCTCACACACAAGTTATTGATGTGAATAACTATTTGATAAATGCGGGTTTTGTCATTAACGAATCTGGCGGTGAAGTTAAAGGGTCTCCTGAAGTGTTACTTGAGCAGTCTTCAACGATGGCCGATAAGGTGCCTGTGAAATTTATTGAAGGTGCGGAAATTGTTCCTGGCGGCTTTTATGAGTTCGCGAAACGTTATGTTATGGCGAACGGTGAACTGTATTCTGGCTTTGTCGCCGCTTCCGCGGATAAGATTTTTGAAAGCACTGACGCTAAGTAA
- a CDS encoding NAD(P)/FAD-dependent oxidoreductase, protein MEKMDHDIAIVGAGVIGCACAYRLQQAGLKVLVLDKEAPGHGASYGNAGHIATEQIMPLANPTILKQIPSMLLDPVGPLRIDWRYLPRLLPWMFQLVSNMRSGAQARSQNGLKQLNQTSLDAWKALLNDINATDLMLHQGSLLVFEHEQTGQELKQFAKKLEQNDVAVTFLSKEVVHRRIPGLKSSVLGALEFPETSHVIDPLKVVESLVNSAKELGAKFKQAYVKGGCVTEGGVELHTSIGTVTFPKVLVAAGAHSRSLVYQLTDTDIPLDTERGYHLMLPNETNRIPVAVTSAERRFIMTPMAGGLRLAGTVEFAGLERPANMDRAHRLAKLGDSLFEHPLDLAGSTPWMGFRPSLPDSLPIIDVVGSNQQVMLALGHHHLGLTQAAVTAQSIVELAMNKSSSLDLSPYRLSRFFGG, encoded by the coding sequence ATGGAAAAGATGGATCACGATATTGCGATTGTCGGTGCTGGTGTCATCGGATGTGCCTGCGCATACCGTCTTCAACAGGCTGGGTTAAAAGTGTTAGTGCTAGATAAAGAGGCACCTGGACACGGGGCCTCTTACGGGAATGCTGGACATATCGCGACTGAACAAATTATGCCGCTGGCCAATCCGACAATTCTGAAGCAGATCCCAAGTATGTTACTTGACCCAGTCGGCCCACTCAGGATCGACTGGCGGTATCTGCCTCGTCTGCTTCCCTGGATGTTTCAATTAGTTAGCAATATGCGCTCTGGGGCTCAGGCTCGTAGCCAGAACGGACTGAAACAGCTCAACCAGACCAGCCTAGACGCTTGGAAAGCGTTGTTGAATGACATTAATGCCACGGACTTGATGCTGCATCAGGGCTCGCTGCTGGTTTTTGAACACGAGCAAACTGGTCAGGAATTAAAGCAGTTTGCGAAGAAGCTAGAGCAAAACGATGTTGCGGTGACGTTTCTTTCTAAGGAAGTAGTGCATCGGAGAATCCCAGGATTGAAGTCATCAGTACTAGGGGCATTGGAGTTTCCTGAAACCAGTCACGTAATTGACCCTCTGAAGGTAGTGGAGTCATTGGTAAATTCAGCTAAGGAACTCGGGGCTAAATTTAAACAGGCTTATGTAAAGGGCGGTTGCGTAACCGAGGGAGGGGTTGAACTTCATACTTCTATCGGAACGGTGACTTTTCCGAAGGTATTGGTTGCCGCAGGCGCGCACAGCCGATCTCTAGTTTATCAACTGACCGACACGGATATTCCACTCGATACGGAGCGCGGTTATCACCTGATGCTACCTAATGAAACAAACCGTATTCCTGTGGCCGTTACCTCGGCGGAGCGTCGCTTTATTATGACTCCAATGGCAGGAGGACTGCGCCTTGCGGGAACTGTTGAGTTTGCAGGGCTGGAGCGTCCAGCCAACATGGATCGTGCTCATCGTCTTGCTAAATTGGGGGACAGTTTGTTTGAGCACCCGTTGGATCTGGCTGGCTCGACTCCTTGGATGGGCTTTCGCCCTTCATTGCCAGACTCACTCCCTATCATTGATGTGGTGGGATCGAATCAACAGGTCATGCTGGCATTGGGGCATCATCATCTTGGCCTGACACAGGCGGCAGTCACCGCGCAGTCAATCGTGGAACTAGCAATGAATAAGTCTTCGTCTTTGGATCTCAGCCCATACCGATTAAGTAGGTTTTTTGGTGGCTGA
- a CDS encoding ATP-binding protein — protein MSKISSLMESILQKKRLNEHRLAYRILVLFLLISALLVVISTSLRVFSDYRAEQNNIITRLKLIESSQIDGITKSLWNLDKEQVRLQLQGIMNFPDIQAVVLDSVDWRGEISFGHVPANAKASAGLTLFPIYYKERGAQPRQLGTLKVYQDLEAVKVRLFHEAIWSLAIQAFLIIAIGLVLLVIVHINITRHLERMAVFAQEIGKGNLSKPLKLSRSNHLHHTDELDEVANSINDMRLAIIKDIQRREQEEQELRYSRDQLQEQVERRTRNLLEAKEAAESASQAKSKFLATMSHEIRTPLNGILGMVQLMSQSPMSEEQKHQLETIYYSGDALLEILNGLLDYARLEEGAYILEQQPFSLNHLIQTSCHLFSARASEKGLNLSYKEDDSVTDAYIGAVGALRQVLTNLISNAVKFTGHGSIEVKAKLIAPPDSSTEQQIITEQWLHISVTDSGIGISRDDCAKIFERFSQADDSIARKFGGTGLGLSISQKLIENMGGEIGVESQLGNGSCFWFTVPLKIAHGQPEKLTFTTTASLEQRLSILLVEDMPINQEVTKSLLARDGHQVTIASDGFQALSILSQQAFDVVLLDVQLPGMSGIEVARELKISGGLNDNTPLIALTANVQPANIIEYHNVGISSVVSKPVKIDKLYQAIAEAVNCEIDETSAQSTSMIDEAIFNSHVKLLGQDRVNNLCTIFAKSITKIIPKISQGIQSRDYYEVNQQAHRLAADAESIGATQFAKALRAIESLADSRGDWPTLDTKFEEIESLAKLTVEELGINV, from the coding sequence ATGTCAAAAATCAGCTCACTAATGGAATCAATATTGCAAAAAAAGCGCTTAAATGAGCATCGTTTAGCCTATCGCATACTCGTTTTATTTCTGCTAATTAGCGCACTTTTAGTGGTCATTTCAACATCTTTACGAGTATTTTCTGACTACAGAGCTGAGCAGAACAATATCATCACTCGCTTGAAGCTTATCGAGTCGTCTCAAATAGACGGTATTACCAAAAGTCTATGGAATTTGGATAAAGAACAGGTACGTCTTCAGCTTCAGGGCATTATGAATTTTCCTGATATACAGGCAGTCGTATTAGACTCCGTTGATTGGCGCGGAGAGATTAGTTTTGGTCACGTTCCGGCTAATGCAAAGGCATCTGCTGGATTAACCTTGTTTCCTATTTACTACAAAGAACGAGGGGCGCAGCCTCGACAGCTTGGAACTCTGAAGGTTTATCAGGACTTAGAAGCAGTTAAAGTAAGATTGTTTCATGAAGCGATATGGAGCCTCGCCATTCAGGCTTTCTTAATTATAGCCATTGGCTTAGTTCTACTGGTTATTGTACATATCAATATTACAAGACACTTAGAACGTATGGCCGTCTTTGCTCAGGAAATAGGTAAAGGTAATTTATCCAAACCTTTAAAACTCAGTCGAAGTAATCACCTTCATCACACGGATGAATTAGATGAAGTCGCAAATTCAATTAATGACATGCGACTAGCCATCATTAAAGATATTCAGCGTCGGGAGCAGGAAGAACAAGAGCTTCGTTATAGTCGGGATCAGCTTCAGGAGCAAGTTGAGCGCAGAACTCGGAATTTATTGGAAGCAAAAGAAGCAGCAGAAAGTGCAAGCCAGGCTAAGAGTAAGTTTCTCGCAACAATGAGTCATGAGATACGGACACCGTTAAACGGCATATTAGGTATGGTACAACTCATGTCCCAATCGCCAATGTCCGAAGAGCAAAAACATCAGCTAGAAACTATTTATTACTCAGGAGACGCGCTTTTAGAAATATTAAATGGTTTGCTCGATTACGCCCGGTTAGAAGAAGGGGCATATATACTTGAGCAGCAACCTTTCTCCCTGAATCACCTTATTCAGACCAGTTGTCATTTGTTCTCAGCAAGGGCTTCGGAAAAAGGGCTGAATCTGTCCTATAAAGAAGACGATTCTGTTACTGATGCATATATCGGAGCGGTCGGTGCACTTCGCCAAGTTCTCACTAACCTCATTTCGAATGCTGTAAAATTTACTGGCCATGGTTCAATTGAGGTCAAAGCAAAACTTATTGCCCCACCTGACTCTTCAACTGAACAGCAGATAATAACTGAGCAATGGCTACATATTTCAGTGACTGACAGTGGGATTGGTATATCCCGAGATGACTGCGCCAAGATATTTGAACGGTTCAGCCAGGCAGATGATAGTATCGCAAGAAAATTCGGCGGGACTGGCTTAGGTTTGTCAATATCACAAAAACTGATTGAGAACATGGGTGGCGAAATCGGTGTCGAAAGTCAGTTAGGCAATGGCAGCTGCTTTTGGTTTACCGTACCATTGAAAATTGCTCATGGGCAGCCTGAAAAATTAACTTTTACTACAACCGCGTCCCTAGAACAGAGGCTAAGTATTTTACTGGTAGAGGACATGCCAATTAATCAGGAAGTGACAAAGTCGCTGTTAGCGCGTGATGGCCATCAAGTCACAATCGCGTCAGATGGTTTTCAAGCACTTAGCATACTCAGTCAGCAAGCATTCGATGTGGTATTACTGGATGTCCAACTTCCCGGAATGAGTGGTATTGAAGTTGCCCGGGAACTAAAAATAAGCGGTGGTCTAAACGACAATACCCCTCTTATTGCATTAACGGCTAACGTCCAGCCAGCAAACATCATTGAGTATCATAATGTCGGCATTTCCTCAGTTGTCTCAAAACCAGTGAAGATTGATAAACTTTATCAGGCCATCGCGGAAGCGGTTAATTGTGAAATAGACGAAACATCGGCCCAAAGCACTTCGATGATTGACGAGGCTATATTTAACAGCCATGTCAAGCTTTTGGGCCAGGACAGAGTCAATAACCTCTGTACTATCTTTGCAAAAAGCATCACTAAAATAATCCCGAAAATTTCACAAGGAATTCAAAGTCGCGATTATTACGAAGTAAATCAACAAGCTCACAGGTTGGCGGCTGATGCCGAATCGATTGGAGCAACTCAGTTTGCTAAAGCGTTAAGGGCAATTGAATCATTAGCGGATAGTCGAGGCGATTGGCCGACGCTAGACACTAAATTTGAAGAGATTGAAAGTCTGGCTAAGCTGACGGTAGAGGAATTGGGAATAAACGTTTAG
- a CDS encoding GntR family transcriptional regulator → MQPKTRTQYVADAIRGKILRGEIKGGDPLPQDALAKEFDVSRIPVREALLTLESEGLLEFRAHKGAFATELSVNKIRELFELRVLLECHILAHAIPHMTEADLDAAAAILHEYEEILNTGSRVDHWSNYNLAFHKALYAPANRPETLQFITQLNTQSDRYIRIQLLHTAGIAKAESEHRDLLNLCRTHNIPAACDLLKRHIEVSAEDIIGLLSKQKSPDN, encoded by the coding sequence TTGCAGCCAAAAACACGTACCCAATATGTTGCTGATGCTATTCGGGGCAAGATCCTTCGAGGTGAAATTAAAGGGGGTGACCCCCTTCCTCAGGACGCACTGGCAAAAGAATTTGATGTAAGCCGTATTCCTGTACGTGAAGCCCTACTTACTCTGGAATCTGAAGGCCTTCTTGAGTTTCGAGCCCACAAGGGAGCTTTCGCGACAGAGTTGTCGGTAAACAAGATTCGCGAACTGTTTGAACTTCGGGTGCTACTGGAATGCCATATACTCGCTCACGCGATCCCTCATATGACTGAAGCAGATCTCGACGCTGCTGCGGCGATCCTTCATGAGTATGAAGAGATCTTAAATACCGGAAGCAGAGTCGATCACTGGAGCAACTATAATTTGGCGTTCCATAAAGCTCTGTACGCCCCAGCAAACCGCCCGGAAACCCTACAGTTTATAACCCAACTCAATACCCAATCTGACCGTTATATCAGGATACAGCTACTGCACACCGCCGGTATCGCTAAAGCTGAATCAGAACACCGTGACTTGCTGAACTTGTGCCGTACACACAATATTCCAGCCGCCTGCGATCTACTCAAGCGCCATATTGAAGTATCTGCCGAGGACATCATCGGTTTACTGTCTAAGCAAAAAAGCCCTGATAATTAA
- the nhaC gene encoding Na+/H+ antiporter NhaC translates to MSTKSKDTKGASIERPSLFLAILPILFTIGLLAIQLFHFDDFTPHTPLAIGLVFTCTVAWFRGYRWKHLEHGLFHVIKVATPATSILLIIGMIIGIWIASGTVPMMIYYGFKVLTPQTFLAAAMILCSVISLSLGTSWTTVGTVGLALMGVGDGFGIPMYWTAGAVISGAFFGDKMSPLSDTTNLAPAVTGTNLFDHIRNMIPTTVPSMIIALSVYLFVGFNVIDVQNVDLVKINALSDALENHFNFSPLVLLPVVVVLVLALKKMPAIPTLMLSVLLSMLIAIFVQGASFHDALTYLQSGFSVDTGNSNADALLNRGGIQSMTWVLTLVLITLGLGGVLEKTRCLETIVLTILSRVRSIFGLQVASTCTALGTNLVAGDPYLSIALPGRMYGQAYRGMGYSTLCLSRSVEEGGTLMSPLIPWNAGGAFVIHALGLGIAAGHTENLLYIVCAVACWVSPLLGIIYAAMGKFVPKATDEERKQWKDNGEAVLKLEGNTDFGSPVTR, encoded by the coding sequence ATGTCTACTAAGAGTAAAGATACAAAGGGAGCGTCGATAGAGCGCCCCAGTTTATTCCTCGCTATTTTACCAATCCTATTTACGATTGGACTATTAGCCATTCAGTTATTTCATTTTGATGATTTTACCCCACATACACCACTTGCCATCGGTTTGGTGTTTACCTGTACGGTTGCTTGGTTCAGAGGATATCGCTGGAAACATCTTGAACATGGGCTTTTCCACGTTATCAAAGTGGCAACCCCTGCAACATCAATTCTATTAATCATCGGTATGATCATTGGTATTTGGATCGCTAGTGGCACGGTACCTATGATGATTTACTACGGATTTAAGGTGTTGACACCACAAACCTTTTTAGCTGCTGCAATGATTCTCTGCTCAGTGATTTCTCTATCATTAGGCACTTCCTGGACTACTGTCGGCACTGTCGGGCTTGCACTGATGGGAGTAGGGGATGGTTTTGGTATCCCTATGTATTGGACTGCGGGAGCTGTCATTTCTGGTGCTTTCTTTGGTGACAAAATGTCCCCACTATCAGACACGACTAATTTAGCACCTGCAGTGACAGGTACGAATCTTTTTGATCATATTCGCAATATGATACCAACAACAGTCCCGTCGATGATCATTGCGCTATCTGTCTATCTTTTTGTTGGTTTCAATGTTATTGATGTTCAAAATGTTGATCTGGTGAAAATTAATGCTCTCAGTGACGCATTAGAAAATCATTTTAACTTCAGCCCGTTGGTGTTACTACCCGTTGTCGTTGTTCTAGTTCTCGCACTTAAGAAAATGCCGGCAATTCCTACGCTTATGCTATCCGTTTTGCTAAGTATGCTTATCGCAATCTTTGTGCAAGGAGCAAGTTTCCATGATGCCCTGACTTATCTACAAAGCGGATTTAGCGTAGATACAGGTAATAGTAATGCCGATGCACTGCTTAATCGTGGCGGTATTCAATCGATGACATGGGTATTGACACTGGTACTGATTACTTTGGGCTTAGGTGGTGTATTAGAAAAAACACGTTGTTTAGAAACGATTGTCCTGACTATTCTAAGCAGAGTTCGTTCAATTTTTGGTTTACAAGTTGCGTCAACGTGTACTGCTCTCGGTACCAACTTAGTGGCGGGTGACCCTTATTTATCTATTGCTCTACCTGGTCGTATGTATGGTCAGGCATATAGAGGCATGGGATATTCGACACTATGTTTATCACGTTCAGTTGAAGAAGGTGGCACATTAATGTCTCCGCTTATTCCTTGGAATGCTGGTGGTGCATTTGTCATTCATGCTTTAGGTTTAGGTATCGCAGCTGGTCATACCGAAAACTTACTCTACATTGTATGTGCTGTTGCATGTTGGGTATCACCTTTACTCGGTATTATCTACGCTGCTATGGGCAAATTTGTTCCGAAAGCTACCGATGAAGAACGTAAACAGTGGAAAGACAATGGAGAAGCTGTTCTAAAATTGGAAGGTAACACCGATTTTGGCTCTCCTGTTACTCGTTAA
- a CDS encoding response regulator, translating to MNSFDLHHGSILVVDDSDVTRETLVSYFKEEGYKVFSSETAEEAELILLDNDIDLVLLDIRLPGKDGLTLTRELRVKSEIGIILVTGRLDEIDRIIGLECGADEYVTKPFNPREILARSKNLVRRVKKLRTQEEEESTVNSSLLPVGNCSLDQHRRILTKADGEVVQLTEGEFQLLITLVEHAGKPMSRDQLLERLRNRSWTATDRTIDVLIGRIRKKIEDDICQPKWLITVHGVGYLFTPH from the coding sequence ATGAACAGTTTTGACTTGCACCATGGCAGCATATTAGTTGTTGATGATTCTGATGTAACCAGAGAAACATTAGTTAGCTATTTTAAAGAGGAAGGATACAAGGTCTTTTCGAGCGAGACAGCGGAGGAGGCTGAACTGATTCTACTTGATAATGATATCGATCTTGTCCTGCTTGATATACGTTTACCAGGTAAAGACGGCTTAACCCTGACTCGAGAACTTAGAGTAAAATCAGAAATTGGGATTATATTAGTGACAGGTCGTCTTGATGAAATCGATAGAATAATCGGGCTTGAATGCGGAGCGGATGAATACGTCACAAAACCATTTAATCCTAGAGAGATTCTCGCCCGTTCGAAAAACTTAGTGCGAAGAGTTAAAAAGTTAAGAACTCAAGAGGAAGAAGAATCAACGGTAAACTCCTCATTGCTTCCCGTTGGAAATTGCTCGCTGGATCAACATCGTCGTATTCTGACAAAAGCTGACGGGGAGGTAGTTCAGCTCACTGAAGGAGAATTTCAACTGCTTATTACTTTGGTCGAGCATGCAGGAAAACCGATGTCGCGAGATCAATTACTGGAACGATTACGTAATCGCTCATGGACTGCGACAGATCGTACCATAGATGTTTTAATTGGTCGCATTCGCAAAAAAATCGAAGATGATATATGCCAACCTAAATGGTTAATTACAGTACACGGCGTGGGTTACCTTTTCACTCCTCATTGA
- a CDS encoding 4-hydroxyproline epimerase, with protein MREGTFFCIDAHTCGNPVRLVAGGYPNLNGRTMSEKRQDFLEHHDWIRRALMFEPRGHSMMSGSILFPPCSENADASILFIETSGCLPMCGHGTIGTVTSAIEHGIIQPKTPGTLILDVPAGQIRIEYQKNGDRVENVRIFNIASYLAHRDVSIEVEGLGELTVDVSYGGNYYTIIEPQKNFAGLEHFSADQVLHYSPKVRDAINQVVDCVHPDDPTVRGASHVLWTGAPTQQGAHARNAVFYGDRAIDRSPCGTGTSARMAQWVARGRLSVGEEFVHESIIGSLFKGRVESLTKVGNYDAIMPSIQGWAKVTGHNTIWVDSEDPYAYGFEVK; from the coding sequence ATGCGTGAAGGAACTTTTTTTTGTATCGACGCACATACCTGTGGTAACCCAGTCCGCTTGGTGGCTGGTGGATACCCAAACCTAAACGGGAGAACCATGAGCGAAAAACGTCAGGATTTCCTAGAACATCATGACTGGATCCGTCGAGCGTTGATGTTTGAGCCGCGAGGCCATTCAATGATGTCTGGTTCGATTCTCTTCCCGCCCTGCAGCGAAAATGCCGACGCATCTATCTTGTTTATTGAAACCAGCGGATGTCTACCGATGTGTGGACATGGCACGATCGGCACCGTCACCAGTGCGATCGAGCATGGAATCATTCAACCTAAAACTCCAGGTACCTTGATCCTCGACGTGCCAGCTGGACAAATCAGAATTGAGTACCAGAAAAACGGTGATAGAGTTGAAAACGTGCGGATCTTCAATATCGCGAGTTATCTCGCCCATCGAGACGTATCCATTGAAGTAGAAGGACTGGGTGAGCTAACGGTTGATGTTTCATACGGCGGCAACTACTACACAATTATTGAGCCGCAGAAAAATTTTGCAGGTCTTGAACACTTCAGTGCAGATCAGGTTCTGCACTACTCCCCCAAAGTACGTGATGCCATTAATCAAGTCGTAGATTGTGTTCACCCAGATGACCCTACTGTACGCGGTGCCAGCCACGTTTTATGGACCGGTGCACCGACTCAGCAAGGCGCTCACGCCCGCAATGCAGTATTTTACGGTGATCGCGCAATTGACCGTTCACCTTGTGGTACGGGAACTAGCGCTCGAATGGCGCAATGGGTCGCACGTGGACGTCTCAGTGTCGGAGAGGAGTTCGTGCATGAGAGCATAATTGGCAGCCTGTTTAAAGGTCGGGTAGAATCCCTTACTAAAGTAGGCAATTACGATGCCATCATGCCAAGCATTCAAGGTTGGGCAAAAGTGACAGGCCATAACACCATTTGGGTCGACAGCGAAGATCCCTATGCATACGGCTTTGAAGTAAAGTAA
- a CDS encoding substrate-binding periplasmic protein, with product MMRIGILCYLLLIPLSFPVYSAQLDTQRTYRACGHPAYPPISWVSNQTVTGVGPYLIGKTLSHFDIKISFHQESNWERCLKELEKGNIDVAVALYKTKNRERYYDYFSSPIVKEEIMLFYNTQFPQQFNSFDDLKNKKIGILFGDSYGDQMDKWLSENMKIENVSNDIQNFGKLLRGRIDFMPLGRYGGTLQNKKLGHSDTIKVLDRPLATDYWYMAISKKSPLAEHMKELDQELTRVRSNIDIGELMATYSRQYISQPR from the coding sequence ATGATGCGAATAGGAATACTCTGTTATTTACTGCTAATTCCCCTTTCTTTTCCGGTTTATAGTGCCCAACTGGATACACAACGTACTTATCGCGCGTGCGGTCACCCAGCCTATCCGCCTATAAGTTGGGTTTCAAATCAAACTGTAACTGGTGTTGGCCCTTATCTAATTGGAAAAACGCTGTCTCACTTTGATATCAAGATCTCCTTTCATCAAGAGTCAAATTGGGAACGTTGTTTAAAAGAATTAGAGAAAGGTAATATAGATGTGGCTGTCGCGCTATATAAAACTAAAAATCGGGAGCGTTATTACGATTACTTTTCATCTCCAATAGTAAAAGAAGAAATCATGTTGTTTTACAACACCCAGTTTCCGCAGCAATTTAATAGCTTTGACGACTTAAAAAATAAGAAAATTGGCATTTTATTTGGTGATTCATATGGTGACCAAATGGATAAATGGCTTAGCGAAAATATGAAAATAGAAAATGTTTCTAACGATATTCAAAATTTTGGCAAACTTCTCAGAGGTCGCATTGATTTCATGCCATTAGGTAGATATGGCGGAACACTTCAAAACAAAAAGTTAGGACATAGTGATACTATAAAAGTTCTTGATAGACCACTTGCTACAGACTATTGGTACATGGCCATTTCAAAAAAATCACCACTAGCAGAGCATATGAAGGAACTTGATCAAGAATTAACTCGAGTCAGAAGCAACATTGATATTGGTGAACTCATGGCAACATACAGTCGTCAATATATTTCTCAACCTCGGTAA
- a CDS encoding NAD(P)/FAD-dependent oxidoreductase gives MTISNRILSNDHAITSDHLLPNSLWANTADTPPLTTQLSQSLQAEYLIIGGGYTGLSSALHLAEQGKSVIVLEATDIGFGGSGRNVGYVNASLWLNPDKVESCIGKDKGLQLFNTLVEGPEYVFSLIKKHQINCEATRNGTFHMASSRLGFKSLQSRADMLTKRGERVELISKDECIKRSGIQSYHGAIFHPDAGTIQPLSYARGLAKAAQSAGVKIFTQSSVNSLSPKANGEWEAQCSHGSVTAEKVILATNGYTGDLWPGLKNSFIPVNFFQLATKPLSPDLLENILPEKQGCWDTKLVMTSIRRDEAGRVILGSVGKLPEKGSRFLEHWGRSELRKMFPSLAKSMNSSDFWEFGWVGNIAYSDDHIPHIHELAPNLITCLGYSGRGIAPGTLMGKVLAQYMLEDDPKALPVPVSKCQPVPLRNVKDSYYQFGSNAFHLFEQIL, from the coding sequence GTGACTATTAGCAATCGAATTTTATCTAACGATCATGCGATCACAAGTGATCACCTTTTGCCAAATTCATTATGGGCAAACACTGCTGATACGCCGCCGTTAACAACTCAGCTTTCTCAGTCACTTCAGGCTGAATACTTAATTATTGGTGGTGGGTACACAGGGCTTTCCAGTGCTCTGCACCTAGCTGAACAGGGAAAAAGTGTCATTGTTCTGGAAGCTACAGACATTGGTTTTGGTGGCTCAGGTCGTAATGTTGGCTATGTAAACGCGAGTCTATGGTTAAACCCTGACAAAGTTGAATCTTGTATTGGTAAAGATAAAGGGTTGCAATTATTTAACACCCTTGTTGAGGGACCTGAATACGTTTTTTCCTTAATCAAAAAACATCAAATCAATTGTGAAGCTACCCGTAATGGTACTTTCCATATGGCTAGCTCTAGACTTGGCTTTAAGAGCTTACAAAGTCGAGCAGACATGCTGACAAAAAGAGGTGAACGAGTCGAGCTAATTTCAAAAGATGAATGTATTAAACGGAGTGGAATTCAAAGCTATCACGGTGCTATTTTTCACCCGGATGCGGGGACCATACAACCACTGAGTTATGCTCGTGGTTTGGCTAAAGCCGCTCAAAGTGCCGGCGTTAAAATTTTCACTCAAAGCTCAGTGAACAGTCTGTCACCAAAAGCGAATGGTGAGTGGGAAGCTCAATGCTCTCATGGCTCAGTAACTGCGGAAAAAGTAATTCTCGCTACAAACGGTTACACAGGTGACTTATGGCCAGGATTAAAAAACAGCTTCATCCCAGTTAATTTCTTCCAGCTTGCCACCAAACCACTTTCACCTGACTTACTAGAAAACATCCTTCCCGAGAAACAAGGATGTTGGGATACGAAGCTAGTAATGACTTCAATTCGCAGGGACGAAGCCGGCCGAGTCATTCTGGGAAGTGTTGGTAAGTTACCAGAGAAAGGATCAAGGTTTCTCGAACATTGGGGCCGAAGCGAATTGCGTAAAATGTTCCCGTCATTGGCTAAATCTATGAATAGCTCTGATTTCTGGGAATTTGGATGGGTAGGCAATATCGCTTACTCGGACGATCATATTCCACACATTCATGAACTTGCTCCGAACCTCATCACATGCTTAGGCTATAGCGGCCGAGGCATTGCACCTGGCACTTTGATGGGTAAAGTCCTTGCTCAATATATGCTTGAAGACGACCCTAAGGCACTTCCTGTACCAGTATCAAAATGTCAGCCAGTACCATTGCGCAATGTAAAGGACTCTTACTATCAGTTTGGTTCTAATGCGTTCCATCTGTTTGAACAGATTCTCTAA